In Malus sylvestris chromosome 16, drMalSylv7.2, whole genome shotgun sequence, the following are encoded in one genomic region:
- the LOC126606367 gene encoding probable membrane-associated kinase regulator 1, whose product METLSTAKDPTNNMTKPNPHPHRRHLHQKSQTLPPSPTHSFHSSSSSSSDFEFTISLSPRKSSNAVCPADELFYKGQILPLHLSPRLSMVRTLLLPSSTSYSSSSDTTTSRDSTGSSSNESRDSTSSFASDLVLLADQSCDSSRRPSSVTEENNEESLFKRAFNYNNNNKYVSVHSNDGVSKKKYFSLSRFSSVFKKEPKVQKDNTLDPHNNAATAGLGSNNAVKPKRMSTTAKEVISKYLKKVKPLYEKFSQKQQQQQKMGGGGGGLGVTTTTTKTPDKCTATAARNTNKDYGSNNHGLFSHSFSGNLRYPRKRGCVSSCPSSMRGSPSHSGILSRTGGLTGSGGGGPSSGTSSYGDRSSMEELQSAIQGAIAHCKNSLVHGKSTTTMVSHEI is encoded by the coding sequence ATGGAGACGTTGAGCACGGCAAAAGATCCGACCAATAATATGACCAAGCCCAATCCTCACCCTCACCGCCGTCACCTCCACCAAAAATCTCAAACCTTACCGCCCTCACCCACCCACTCCTTccattcctcctcctcctcttcctccgaCTTCGAGttcaccatctctctctcccctcgcAAATCCTCCAACGCCGTCTGCCCCGCCGACGAGCTCTTCTACAAAGGACAGATCCTCCCTCTCCACCTCTCCCCTCGCCTCTCCATGGTCCGGACCCTCCTCCTCCCCTCCTCCACGTCCTACTCTTCCTCCTCCGACACCACCACGTCGCGCGACTCCACCGGCAGCTCCTCCAACGAGTCACGAGATTCTACCTCCTCTTTTGCCAGCGACCTCGTGCTCTTGGCAGACCAATCATGCGACTCCTCCCGCCGCCCCAGCTCCGTCACGGAGGAAAACAACGAAGAGTCGTTGTTCAAGCGCGCCTTCAActataacaacaacaataagTACGTGAGCGTCCACTCCAACGACGGCGTTTCGAAGAAGAAGTACTTCTCGTTATCGAGATTCTCCTCCGTGTTCAAGAAGGAGCCGAAAGTGCAGAAAGACAACACTCTAGATCCTCACAACAACGCCGCCACGGCGGGGCTCGGATCTAACAATGCAGTGAAACCTAAACGCATGAGCACTACTGCCAAGGAGGTTATTAGTAAGTACTTGAAGAAGGTGAAGCCCTTGTATGAAAAATTCTcccaaaaacaacaacaacaacaaaaaatggggggaggaggaggaggactggGGGTCACGACCACAACAACGAAAACACCCGACAAATGCACGGCGACGGCGGCAAGGAATACTAATAAAGATTATGGCTCTAATAATCATGGATTATTTTCCCATTCCTTCTCCGGTAACCTGAGGTACCCTAGAAAGAGAGGGTGCGTTTCTAGCTGCCCTTCTTCAATGCGGGGATCTCCGAGCCACTCGGGGATTCTTTCCCGCACTGGGGGTCTAACGGGCTCGGGTGGTGGTGGCCCTAGTAGTGGCACTTCATCGTACGGGGACAGATCGTCGATGGAGGAGCTTCAGAGTGCAATTCAAGGCGCAATTGCTCATTGCAAGAACTCCTTGGTTCATGGCAAGAGCACTACAACCATGGTCAGTCATGAGATTTGA
- the LOC126606542 gene encoding uncharacterized protein LOC126606542, producing the protein MGSLEIVQATPRSVDMSSSPRISFSAEFLDENNFISITPNLRGEVQDKKMEGGDHQKVRNPDFEFLSSNVSSHAMLSADELFFEGKLLPFWQKQHAERLTKLNLNTKDVEGDENEEGVNKEESRGSWFVDDDPSPRPPKCTVLWKELLRLKKQRASTLSPSSSSSSSSSSSNSLADIATTTDQEKEGNKEKYMKRIKKGLERTRSASIRIRPMVNVPICTQVKSSALPPLFPLRKGRVLER; encoded by the coding sequence ATGGGATCCCTAGAAATTGTTCAGGCAACCCCTAGATCCGTCGACATGTCTTCGAGTCCGCGGATTTCGTTCTCCGCCGAGTTCCTCGACGAGAACAACTTCATCTCCATCACCCCGAATTTGCGCGGCGAAGTACAAGATAAAAAAATGGAGGGTGGTGATCACCAAAAGGTACGTAACCCGGATTTTGAGTTTCTCTCGAGCAATGTGAGTAGCCATGCCATGTTGTCTGCAGATGAGCTATTTTTCGAAGGGAAGCTCCTTCCCTTTTGGCAAAAGCAGCACGCCGAACGGCTCACGAAGCTCAACCTCAACACCAAGGACGTCGAGGGAGACGAGAATGAGGAGGGGGTGAACAAGGAGGAGAGCCGGGGGAGTTGGTTTGTGGACGACGATCCATCTCCGAGGCCGCCTAAGTGCACGGTTTTGTGGAAGGAGCTACTGAGACTGAAGAAGCAACGCGCTTCGACATTGTCCCCATCTTCCTCGTCCtcgtcttcctcttcttcctcgaaCTCGTTGGCGGATATAGCTACGACGACGGATCAAGAGAAGGAAGGGAACAAAGAGAAGTATATGAAGAGGATAAAGAAAGGGTTGGAACGAACAAGATCCGCAAGCATAAGAATAAGGCCGATGGTAAATGTGCCAATTTGCACGCAAGTGAAGAGCAGTGCCTTGCCACCTTTGTTTCCTCTCAGGAAAGGAAGAGTACTAGAGAGGTAG